The Carassius carassius chromosome 16, fCarCar2.1, whole genome shotgun sequence genome window below encodes:
- the LOC132159855 gene encoding granzyme B(G,H)-like encodes MMIIISLLLLASLLPHLTFTARVDVGIVNGRVAKPHSRPYMVSLQINKEHICGGFLIHNQFVLTAAHCRQKNTILTAVIGAHRLKNENEGSVRIAVKSYHKHPGYKPGRPSFLNDIMLLRLQKKVKENNKVKIIKIPRQKGDIKADSVCSVTGWGSLRTNGSANDRLMEMKVYIMDNTECETRWGEIYSVPKMMCTYGIGGFCDGDSGGPLVCGDTAVGIVSFHVLDLCNSPMYPNVYTKISPYLEWINKIIKNVK; translated from the exons ATGATGATCATCATCTCTCTGCTCCTGCTGGCCTCTCTGCTGCCACACCTGACCTTCACTG CTCGTGTGGATGTTGGTATAGTGAATGGCCGGGTAGCAAAACCCCACTCCAGACCTTACATGGTTTCTCTTCAGATTAACAAGGAACATATCTGTGGTGGATTTCTCATTCATAACCAGTTTGTCTTGACTGCTGCACATTGCAGACAAAA AAATACGATACTGACAGCTGTGATTGGGGCACATCGCCTAAAGAATGAGAATGAGGGGTCTGTACGCATCGCAGTGAAGTCTTACCACAAGCATCCAGGCTATAAGCCTGGCAGACCTTCATTCCTGAATGACATTATGCTTTTGAGG ctacaaaaaaaagtcaaagaaaacaataaagtcAAGATTATTAAAATACCAAGACAAAAGGGAGACATCAAAGCTGATTCTGTCTGTAGTGTCACTGGCTGGGGAAGCCTACGGACTAATGGCTCAGCTAATGATCGTCTAATGGAGATGAAGGTGTATATAATGGATAACACAGAATGTGAAACAAGATGGGGAGAGATCTACTCAGTTCCAAAGATGATGTGTACATATGGCATTGGTGGATTCTGTGAT GGAGATTCTGGGGGTCCGTTAGTTTGTGGAGACACTGCAGTTGGTATCGTATCATTTCATGTCTTGGATCTCTGCAATTCGCCTATGTATCCTAATGTGTATACTAAGATTTCACCTTATCTGGAGTGgatcaacaaaataataaaaaatgtcaagtga